Within the Epinephelus lanceolatus isolate andai-2023 chromosome 22, ASM4190304v1, whole genome shotgun sequence genome, the region AAATGTGCACTTTATCTATTTAAATGTCCATGATTTATGACCAGTTTACAAAGTAACAGTCACACTGAGTGATACTCATTGTGCTGACTTAGGTCACTGTATTAAACATATTGTGGGTGAAGTTAACTTACATGACTGCAGCCTTTGAGCATCGGAAATCAGTCAAGATATATGagctgatgtgatttttgttcaGTCTTCTCGGGTAGAATGAGAGGCAGCAATGGCCAGCAGACACAGACATTAGTTTTTGAGGGCAACGTGGAGCGGTCAGTACCAGTTTAGGGGGACTTCTTGGAGTAATCGGCTCCAGTTCAGGAGGATTACCTTGGGTCGTCAATCCCAGTTCAACCCAGTCCCTAACAGTGAAAATACATGAATTGGTtgtaaaaataattttgaaattTCAAGTACTgatatacataaaaaaaatacccaaaaaaggaataaaaattgtgtaaaaatgttttgactTGACTCAGATGAGGATCTCAGACTGACACGAATTCTGACAATTCATCTCCTGGCATAGTATTCTACTCACAAATGCACATATGTTTATTACTCTTCCTGTCATTCCCAGACTTTTTTCATGCACTCAGTAGATATATTTCTCTCGAATTTTGGTTGCACACTTGATAAAATCAATGTTAGTGAGCGCTTCTCCTTTGCAAACACAATCCATCCACCAGCAGGTGTGGCATattaagatgctgattaaacagcatcattactacacagctgtgccttgggcttttcacaataaaatgtcaCTCTAACATGTGCAGTGTGATCACACAAGATGATCCTATAGATGTCCCCAGTTTTAAGGTAgtgtgccattggcatgctgactgcaggaatgttcaCCAGaactgttgcccgtgaatttaatgtttatttcacTACTAAAAGCTGTCTCCATGTTGTTTCTGcaaatttggcagtacatccaactgaccacacaactgcagaccacatgtaaccacaTCAGCTCAGGATTCAAtgacattttgacgacatactatactatgacgttttcaatgatattttgatgacatactatactatgacgttttcaatgatattttgatgacataataTACTGTTAGAGCCATTTGTAAAAtattcataaacatattttcatgtatttaattTGCTGAGGATAAGCATAGTCTCAGTGTAGCATGCTTAATAAGGACCAATAAGCTGTGTAATCGTGTAGTCAACTCTAGCTTCTGAGTGGTTAAAAGGCATGACGTATTTTGCCTGTGTTTGGTTATTATGTTTTTGTCAGATGTTTAGgaactgttttcattttgtatatGAAGAACAAAGTtttcagtaaacattttaaaaggaaGAACACGGACTACGGAGTTTTACTGAAGCACGCATCAGCTATATGCTTGGTGTCTAtagctcagcgagtcactctggcaatcagtaatgatgctcattacccatgccgttggagccgagctgcaccaatcacatcggtgtatctgatataggtgggccagaggcgagctaaacagatggcgacagcgctgcgacgacaaagtccagaatcagtcagtaaacattgcacgATGACtatggatgaacaccagttgtttgaaatggctttggccgctacaatgaatgagttagacttggctttttcttgaaaagaggaacagaagacagcgctcgaatctttcctttgcaagaaggatgtttttgctgttttgctgaccagatacagcaagagtctaatctactcTAATctagctctggatacgtcaccccgtgtattgttctgattggtcgtagtgttatcaaattgcgtgcagtgatattttcaaatgcatgcttggtgccgccccttgagttgggccatttgcattactcatagccagaccctaaatctttctagatttgggtctggatttccaggctatatttattaacatgtgcgCGCAAGAATGAAAACTGTGGAAaatctttggcgattagaccccattgAGATGGTATGATTTAGGGAGCATGATGAATCCATCGTCCAATAGGGAACCCCCAAGAGGTCCACACAG harbors:
- the LOC144459790 gene encoding C-C motif chemokine 3-like translates to MSVSAGHCCLSFYPRRLNKNHISSYILTDFRCSKAAVILISKKGRRICVDPNVSWVKSIMKSVDDCTT